The segment ATTTGAGATAAGAAAAGATGCCTCGGGGGCAAGCTGGCTACTCTGCCCCCCACCCGATGGTAACCCATTGCAAGGGGCAGGTCAAAAGGAGTGTTTCAGCCGTCAAACATCGGCAATAGTGACCGCCAGCGGGGACGGCCCTTCGCCTATCGGCAAGATCCCGCCTACTGGCCGTCCGGCTTGGCGGAATGGGACCGCTTTAAGAAGTTCGGAACGCGGACCTTCATCGCTGGATTGACGGTCTTGTCGCCATGCTGGGCGACGTGATCTTCCAGCATTTTTAATATTCGCGTGTTCGATTTGTAGGCGACGTCAAACAGGTCGCCGACCAACGGAACGACGCCGACGAGCATGTCGAGGAAGACGTATCCAACCATCCGCGCCCGCTGACTGAACGACATCCCCAGACGACGCGCTTCCCATAGCAATACAAAAGCCGCCGTCGCGGTGACGAAATCGCCGAGACCTGGAATAAGCCCCAACAACGCGTCGAGGCCAACGCGGTACCGCGTGCCGGGTATGCGAACCGCATTCTCCATGACTTCAACGAATCGTCGCATGCGTTGCATCCGCGACGACGGTGGACTCAGTCGCTTGGTTGGTTCAGCGGGCATTCGAAATCCGCCTTCTTTAAAACAACAGAATCATGGCGACCATCAGGGCCAACAACAGGCCGAACATCCCTGACGGGAGTCGCATGGTTCCGAAACCGGGAACTACGCCCAACAGCGTCAGCCCCAAAGCAATCAGCATCAATTGGTGAATCATCGTTATGCCTCCCTGCGATCATTCGTTTCCTGCCGAGGGTGTAACGCAGGCGGCATGCCACGGCCCAAAAATCCGAAAAAATTCGCTGTAAGACCTTTAAATCAAGTGACTTACAGAAACGCCTCCCAGAAGCTTCGTTCACGAACGGAGATTTTCGTGATTGGTAGGCGGCCGCGCAACACGGGCTCAACTCGGCCAAGAACGGCACGAAAAAGGGCCGCGATCTAAATCGCGGCCCTTTCGAGTTTTCGTTTTAGTGGCTGAGAAAGCGACTTAGCCGTCGAGTCCGCCGAAGAGCGGCGTCGAGATATAGCGTTCGCCGAGGCTCGCCATGATGACGGCGATCCGTTTTCCCTTCATATCGGGACGAGCCGCCAGTTGCGCTGCCGCCCACATGGTGGCGCCGCTGCTGATGCCGGCACAGATCCCTTCCTGCTTGGCGAGTTGGCGTCCCCACTCGAACGCGTCCTCGTCGTCCACTTTGATCACTTCGTCCAGGACCGACGTATCGAGGTTCTTCGGCACGAAACCGGCGCCAATCCCCTGAATGCGATGCTTACCGGGCGCTCCGCCGCTGATGACCGGCGAGCTGGCCGGTTCGACGGCGACCGCTTTGAAGTCGGGATTCTTCGACTTGATGAAGCGAGCGACGCCGGTGATGGTGCCGCCGGTGCCGACGCCGGCGACGATGGCGTCAAT is part of the Blastopirellula sediminis genome and harbors:
- a CDS encoding DUF4112 domain-containing protein, which encodes MRRFVEVMENAVRIPGTRYRVGLDALLGLIPGLGDFVTATAAFVLLWEARRLGMSFSQRARMVGYVFLDMLVGVVPLVGDLFDVAYKSNTRILKMLEDHVAQHGDKTVNPAMKVRVPNFLKRSHSAKPDGQ